A section of the Salvelinus fontinalis isolate EN_2023a chromosome 33, ASM2944872v1, whole genome shotgun sequence genome encodes:
- the linc.pou2af1 gene encoding colorectal cancer associated 2, with the protein MTDKPKVYQGVRVKTTVKELLQQQRALQTAIKTVRMKSQSLASQDVCVSSSLPGHYFDYFPQEMNSNGSFQPRAFPDSNVQMESFDNQQLISMMMPSENYSSGIVHPATSTKLWPQENHSLNMDYCVNGMAPSSPSGSLNMSSPVDYNSYSPQESYSSSCYNSPNRMDSSYGFVPEHYHYQHCNLQHCYCLSHWSGTQESISTPEYAIYGTTDCVHASPVDTSYFRRELSSSEMCYL; encoded by the exons ATGACAGATAAGCCAAAGGTGTACCAGGGCGTGCGGGTGAAGACAACTGTTAAAGAGTTGCTGCAACAGCAGAGAGCTCTCCAGACAGCAATCAAAACTGTTAGAATG AAATCCCAGAGCTTGGCGAGTCAGGATGTTTGCGTCTCCTCCTCTTTGCCAG GCCATTATTTTGATTATTTCCCTCAAGAGATGAATTCCAACGGCAGCTTTCAGCCGCGGGCCTTTCCAGACAGCAACGTTCAGATGGAAAGCTTCGATAATCAACAATTGATAAGCATGATGATGCCCAGCGAGAACTACAGCAGTGGTATTGTGCATCCCGCTACCTCAACAAAACTTTGGCCCCAGGAAAATCACTCCCTGAATATGGACTATTGCGTCAATGGCATG GCTCCCAGCTCACCATCAGGTTCTCTAAATATGTCAAGTCCGGTCGATTACAATAGTTATTCGCCACAGGAGTCTTACTCTTCGTCGTGTTACAACTCTCCGAACAGAATGGACTCGAGTTATGGGTTTGTTCCAGAGCACTACCACTACCAGCACTGCAACCTCCAGCACTGCTACTGCCTGTCCCATTGGTCGGGTACCCAGGAGAGCATCTCCACTCCAGAATACGCTATTTATGGCACAACAGACTGTGTACACGCCTCGCCTGTGGATACCAGCTATTTCAGGCGGGAATTGTCAAGTTCAGAGATGTGCTACCTTTAA
- the LOC129832171 gene encoding POU domain class 2-associating factor 1: MHWKKSPSSGQPDEKPYQGVRVRDPVKELLRRKRGLLLHNAKTVPPRAVGVLNNNLPSYAQLGTCGFEVASSLSSDSSTVNDGGLCAGWIAQPAATALQPMNHWSYPEYLQQHDPTTSTTTTLPLTTDTYMQPMCPSYTVVGPSSMLTYTHTPLFTNFGTLPPTSTALPQVDLQDSVLTYIPWAQPLTTIPTSGVQFASHSATLAGSQLLPMSMPVTPTMPQQDPQPQPLEQSPVGAEEPNPLEKLLEDQDQNDKYTYVNSSSIFIPGV, encoded by the exons ATGCACTGGAAGAAAT CTCCTTCCTCAGGGCAGCCTGATGAAAAGCCATACCAAGGAGTGCGAGTCCGAGACCCAGTCAAAGAGTTGCTGAGGAGGAAACGAGGACTGCTTCTCCACAATGCCAAGACAGTGCCCCCTAGAGCG GTTGGGGTCCTAAACAACAACTTGCCTTCATATGCACAGCTTG GGACTTGCGGGTTTGAAGTGGCTAGTAGCCTATCCAGTGACTCCTCCACAGTCAATGATGGTGGCCTCTGTGCAGGTTGGATAGCCCAGCCTGCAGCTACTGCTCTCCAGCCCATGAACCATTGGTCTTACCCAGAGTACCTCCAGCAGCATGACCCCACCACctcaaccaccaccaccctgccCCTCACCACTGACACGTACATGCAGCCCATGTGTCCCAGCTATACCGTGGTGGGCCCATCCTCCAtgctcacctacacacacacgccTCTCTTTACCAACTTCGGG ACCCTACCACCAACATCCACAGCCCTACCACAAGTGGACCTCCAGGACTCGGTGCTGACTTATATCCCGTGGGCCCAGCCGCTAACCACCATCCCTACATCAGGTGTGCAGTTTGCCTCTCACTCTGCCACTCTGGCTGGGTCTCAGCTGCTTCCGATGTCCATGCCAGTGACCCCCACCATGCCCCAGCAGGACCCTCAGCCCCAGCCTCTGGAGCAGAGCCCTGTTGGAGCTGAAGAACCAAATCCTCTGGAGAAACTTCTGGAGGACCAAGATCAGAATGACAAATATACATATGTGAACAGTTCCTCAATCTTCATCCCCGGTGTCTAA
- the LOC129831595 gene encoding POU class 2 homeobox associating-factor 2-like, producing the protein MEYCGGTSSQSSFVQMPGSHMIPSYYGMRRPFISDSDFSPKQFSGEVYSSSLGGKPLGCDPSAMSGYPSAIDSYYPETFGDYRSAAFTTGGSSIFPSSALSTLLPPFSGESPHFLLRDSWEQPVADPVTQGEGLCADGLTSVPVSLPSPDPPGSPSQYRCSTRSSSMASAQPYALHPLEEVHYHTSYPAASTFTCPSYMTVSNDLASKMAPLANEDSDSTLATHSDTHSWVKEDGGSSWSPYEIRRSY; encoded by the exons GGTCTCACATGATCCCTAGCTACTACGGCATGAGGCGACCTTTCATCTCCGACTCGGACTTCTCTCCCAAGCAGTTCTCGGGCGAGGTCTACTCCTCATCCCTGGGTGGCAAGCCTCTAGGTTGTGACCCATCGGCCATGTCTGGCTACCCGTCCGCCATAGACAGCTACTACCCGGAAACGTTCGGAGACTACCGTAGTGCAGCCTTCACCACCGGAGGGAGCTCCATCTTCCCCAGCTCAGCCCTGTCCACTCTGCTACCACCTTTCTCTGGAGAGTCCCCCCACTTTCTCCTG AGAGATTCGTGGGAGCAGCCAGTGGCAGACCCAGTGACTCAGGGAGAGGGTTTGTGTGCAGACGGCCtgacctctgttccagtctccctgCCCAGCCCCGACCCTCCTGGGAGCCCCTCACAGTACCGCTGCTCCACCCGTAGCTCCTCCATGGCCTCGGCACAGCCCTATGCCCTTCACCCTCTAGAAGAAGTACACTACCACACCTCTTACCCTGCTGCCTCCACTTTCACATGCCCTTCCTATATGACTGTCTCCAATGACCTAGCCTCCAAGATGGCCCCTCTAGCTAATGAGGACTCTGACAGTACCCTCGCCACACATAGTGACACGCACTCGTGGGTGAAAGAAGATGGTGGAAGCTCTTGGTCGCCATATGAGATTCGGAGGTCTTATTAA